The following proteins are co-located in the Malus sylvestris chromosome 13, drMalSylv7.2, whole genome shotgun sequence genome:
- the LOC126596662 gene encoding glucan endo-1,3-beta-glucosidase 3-like isoform X2 produces MQVSRSYLPFRLIVSILGDAFIGVNLGTDLSAMPSPTQVVALLKAQNIRHIRLYDADRTMLLALANTGIQVMVSVPNDQLIGIGQSNATAANWVARNVIAHVPATNITAIAVGSEVLSALPNAAPVLVSALKFIHSALVASNLDRQIRVSTPHSSSIILDSFPPSQAFFNRSWDPVMVPLLKFLQSTDSYLMLNVYPYYDYVQSNGVIPLDYALFRPLPPNKEAVDANTLLHYTNVFEAIVDAAYFAMSYLNITNIPIVVTESGWPSKGGSAEPDATLDNANTYNSNLIRHVLNNTGTPKHPGIAVSTYIYELYNEDLRPGSVSEKNWGLFNADGVPVYTLHLTGAGTVLANDTTNQTFCVAREGADKKMLQAALDWACGPGKVDCSPLLQGQPCYEPNNVLTHATYAFNAYFQLMAKSPGTCDFKGVATVTTTDPSHGTCIFPGSGGRNSTFVNGTSLAPSSNSTASGCLSLFFYSGGSFTSSVIIGFLVLSAVLL; encoded by the exons ATGCAAGTTAGTCGGAGCTATTTACCATTTAGGCTGATTGTTTCTATACTGGGAG ATGCCTTCATTGGTGTAAACCTCGGTACAGATCTTTCTGCCATGCCGAGCCCAACTCAGGTGGTGGCACTTCTTAAAGCCCAAAATATTCGACATATCAGACTCTATGATGCAGACAGAACCATGCTTCTCGCTCTTGCAAACACAGGCATCCAAGTGATGGTTTCGGTTCCTAATGACCAGCTCATTGGGATTGGCCAGTCCAATGCCACTGCTGCTAACTGGGTTGCTCGCAATGTGATAGCCCATGTCCCTGCCACCAACATCACTGCTATAGCTGTTGGATCGGAAGTCCTTAGTGCCCTCCCAAATGCTGCTCCAGTCCTAGTTTCTGCCCTGAAGTTCATTCACTCTGCACTTGTTGCGTCTAACCTTGACCGCCAAATTAGAGTCTCTACTCCACACTCTTCCTCCATTATTCTCGATTCCTTTCCACCATCTCAAGCCTTCTTCAATCGCTCATGGGACCCGGTCATGGTTCCCCTGCTCAAGTTCTTGCAGTCTACAGATTCATATCTCATGCTCAATGTCTATCCGTATTATGATTACGTGCAATCAAACGGTGTAATCCCCTTGGACTATGCACTTTTCCGCCCTCTCCCTCCAAACAAGGAAGCTGTGGATGCTAATACACTGCTGCATTATACTAATGTCTTCGAGGCTATTGTTGATGCAGCCTATTTTGCAATGTCCTATCTAAACATCACTAATATCCCTATTGTAGTGACCGAGTCAGGCTGGCCTTCAAAGGGTGGCTCAGCGGAGCCAGATGCCACACTTGACAATGCCAACACTTACAACAGTAACCTAATTAGGCACGTGCTTAACAACACGGGGACTCCCAAGCATCCTGGGATTGCTGTTAGCACTTATATTTATGAGCTTTACAATGAGGATTTGAGACCTGGGTCTGTCTCTGAAAAGAATTGGGGACTTTTTAATGCTGATGGAGTGCCAGTTTATACCTTGCACTTAACAGGTGCTGGAACTGTGTTGGCAAATGACACAACAAACCAAACCTTTTGTGTTGCGAGGGAAGGTGCCGATAAAAAGATGCTACAAGCAGCCTTGGATTGGGCTTGTGGACCAGGGAAAGTTGATTGCTCGCCTTTGCTGCAGGGTCAACCATGTTATGAACCAAATAATGTGCTCACACACGCAACATATGCTTTCAATGCATATTTTCAGCTGATGGCCAAGTCACCTGGAACTTGTGATTTCAAAGGGGTGGCTACCGTTACTACCACAGATCCAA GTCACGGCACTTGTATATTTCCAGGAAG TGGCGGGAGAAATAGCACTTTCGTCAATGGCACATCACTGGCTCCTTCTTCAAACTCCACAGCTTCTGGGTGCCTTTCACTATTTTTCTACAGTGGTGGTTCCTTCACAAGCTCTGTGATCATCGGTTTCTTAGTTCTGAGTGCAGTTCTCTTGTAG
- the LOC126596662 gene encoding glucan endo-1,3-beta-glucosidase 3-like isoform X3: protein MATLLFFFLLAVSAVSAGEDAFIGVNLGTDLSAMPSPTQVVALLKAQNIRHIRLYDADRTMLLALANTGIQVMVSVPNDQLIGIGQSNATAANWVARNVIAHVPATNITAIAVGSEVLSALPNAAPVLVSALKFIHSALVASNLDRQIRVSTPHSSSIILDSFPPSQAFFNRSWDPVMVPLLKFLQSTDSYLMLNVYPYYDYVQSNGVIPLDYALFRPLPPNKEAVDANTLLHYTNVFEAIVDAAYFAMSYLNITNIPIVVTESGWPSKGGSAEPDATLDNANTYNSNLIRHVLNNTGTPKHPGIAVSTYIYELYNEDLRPGSVSEKNWGLFNADGVPVYTLHLTGAGTVLANDTTNQTFCVAREGADKKMLQAALDWACGPGKVDCSPLLQGQPCYEPNNVLTHATYAFNAYFQLMAKSPGTCDFKGVATVTTTDPSHGTCIFPGSGGRNSTFVNGTSLAPSSNSTASGCLSLFFYSGGSFTSSVIIGFLVLSRLSLAPVGKLAARPNFVPSQEELGGGKL, encoded by the exons ATGGCTACTCTGCTGTTCTTCTTCCTGTTGGCTGTCTCCGCAGTTTCTGCTGGTGAAG ATGCCTTCATTGGTGTAAACCTCGGTACAGATCTTTCTGCCATGCCGAGCCCAACTCAGGTGGTGGCACTTCTTAAAGCCCAAAATATTCGACATATCAGACTCTATGATGCAGACAGAACCATGCTTCTCGCTCTTGCAAACACAGGCATCCAAGTGATGGTTTCGGTTCCTAATGACCAGCTCATTGGGATTGGCCAGTCCAATGCCACTGCTGCTAACTGGGTTGCTCGCAATGTGATAGCCCATGTCCCTGCCACCAACATCACTGCTATAGCTGTTGGATCGGAAGTCCTTAGTGCCCTCCCAAATGCTGCTCCAGTCCTAGTTTCTGCCCTGAAGTTCATTCACTCTGCACTTGTTGCGTCTAACCTTGACCGCCAAATTAGAGTCTCTACTCCACACTCTTCCTCCATTATTCTCGATTCCTTTCCACCATCTCAAGCCTTCTTCAATCGCTCATGGGACCCGGTCATGGTTCCCCTGCTCAAGTTCTTGCAGTCTACAGATTCATATCTCATGCTCAATGTCTATCCGTATTATGATTACGTGCAATCAAACGGTGTAATCCCCTTGGACTATGCACTTTTCCGCCCTCTCCCTCCAAACAAGGAAGCTGTGGATGCTAATACACTGCTGCATTATACTAATGTCTTCGAGGCTATTGTTGATGCAGCCTATTTTGCAATGTCCTATCTAAACATCACTAATATCCCTATTGTAGTGACCGAGTCAGGCTGGCCTTCAAAGGGTGGCTCAGCGGAGCCAGATGCCACACTTGACAATGCCAACACTTACAACAGTAACCTAATTAGGCACGTGCTTAACAACACGGGGACTCCCAAGCATCCTGGGATTGCTGTTAGCACTTATATTTATGAGCTTTACAATGAGGATTTGAGACCTGGGTCTGTCTCTGAAAAGAATTGGGGACTTTTTAATGCTGATGGAGTGCCAGTTTATACCTTGCACTTAACAGGTGCTGGAACTGTGTTGGCAAATGACACAACAAACCAAACCTTTTGTGTTGCGAGGGAAGGTGCCGATAAAAAGATGCTACAAGCAGCCTTGGATTGGGCTTGTGGACCAGGGAAAGTTGATTGCTCGCCTTTGCTGCAGGGTCAACCATGTTATGAACCAAATAATGTGCTCACACACGCAACATATGCTTTCAATGCATATTTTCAGCTGATGGCCAAGTCACCTGGAACTTGTGATTTCAAAGGGGTGGCTACCGTTACTACCACAGATCCAA GTCACGGCACTTGTATATTTCCAGGAAG TGGCGGGAGAAATAGCACTTTCGTCAATGGCACATCACTGGCTCCTTCTTCAAACTCCACAGCTTCTGGGTGCCTTTCACTATTTTTCTACAGTGGTGGTTCCTTCACAAGCTCTGTGATCATCGGTTTCTTAGTTCTGAGT AGACTCAGTTTGGCACCGGTTGGGAAACTTGCAGCAAGACCCAATTTTGTACCCTCCCAGGAGGAATTAGGGGGTGGCAAGCTTTGA
- the LOC126596660 gene encoding mediator of RNA polymerase II transcription subunit 23-like, giving the protein MDQNQRPSSSASAASRAYQFHPARAAIVNLFDLYLGRSSRQKSDDSVREPPNKSQKRVLALNRELPPRNEQFLLDFEQLQSQLPDQDQLRVVTESVLISLVVQCSNHAPQAEFLLFALRSLCTIGHINWDTFLPSLLSSVSAAEMSVGQGSQAMPTVSSQSGMLPSSNAIPNSFNFQSSSPASPLPSVHGIGSPSQSAIEPSSMSPVKSSDIASNGQQAMARFNSSIRDNAISSLRQLCCKIILTGLKFNLKPVTHANIFSHMLNWLVNWDQKQLGVDESDSVRSWRPGKALIEWLHSCLDVIWLLVDEEKCRVPFYELLRSGLQFMENIPDDEALFTLILEIHRRRDMMAMHMKMLDQHLHCPTFGTHRIFTQTTPSVSGEAVATLRYSPITYPSVLGEPLHGEDLATSIPKGSLDWERALRCIRHALCTTPSPDWWKRVLLVAPCYRSPSQGPTPGAVFISEMICEATIDRIVELLKLTNSDINCWQQWLVFSDIFFFLIKSGCIDFVDFVDKLVSRLNEGDQQILRTNHVTWLLAQIIRVEHVMNALNQDARKVETTRKILSFHKEDRSSDPNSPQSILLDFISSCQNLRIWSLNTTTREYLNNEQLQKGKQIDEWWRTASKGDRMMDYMNMDERSIGMFWVVSYTMAQPACETVINWLSSAGVIESLPGTNLQSNERLMVMREVCPLPMSLLSGFSMNLCLKLAYQMEESLFSGQVVPSIAMAETYCRLLLIAPYSLFRSHFNHLAQRNPSVLSKPGVTFLVLEILNYRLLPLYRYQGKSKALMYDVTKIVSALKSKRGDHRVFRLAENLCMNLILSLRDFFLVKREGKGPTEFTETLNRVTVVTLAIIIKTRGIADADHLLYLQTMLEQILANSNHTWSEKTLRYFPSLLRDVLIQRIDKRGLAIQEWQQAETTVINQCTQLLSPSADPTYVMTYISHSFPQHRQYLCAGAWILMQGHPENINSVNLARVLREFSPEEVTSNIYTMVDVLLHHIQLELQHGHSLQDLLLKACANLSFYIWTHELLPLDILLLALIDRDDDPHALHIVISLLDRQELQQRVKLYCANRGPPEHWLFSGPFKRVELQKALGNHLSWKDRYPTFFDDIAGRLLPVIPLIIYRLIENDAIDSAEGILVMYSTFLKYHPLRFTFVRDILAYFYGHLPGKLIVRILNGLEVNKIPFSESFPVHMNLSNSTMCPPADYFATLLLGLVNNVIPPLHNNSKSGANDALNNSMRAPPNKTPPTSQSGQANVSDGQKAFFQIQDPGTYTQLVLETAVIELLSLPVSSSQIVSSLVQIVINIQPTLIQSSNGLHGAPNGVGQGSVLPTSPSGGSTDSLGTTSRSAASGSGINASNFVSRSGYTCQQLSCLLIQACGLLLAQLPPDFHVQLYLEASRIIKETWWLTDGKRSMGELDSAVGYALLDPTWAAQDNTSTAIGNIVALLHSFFSNLPQEWLEGTHLIIKHLRPVTSVAMLRIAFRIMGPLLPKLANAHALFSKALSLILSMMVDVFGKNVQPPIPVEPLEIADIIDFFHHVVHYEGQGGPVQANSKPRPEVLALCGRAAESLRPDIQHLLSHLKPDTNSSIYAATHPKLNQNSS; this is encoded by the exons ATGGACCAAAACCAGAGACCATCCTCCTCGGCGTCAGCTGCCTCGCGAGCTTACCAGTTTCACCCCGCACGCGCAGCAATTGTCAATCTCTTCGACCTCTACTTAGGA AGAAGTAGCCGCCAAAAATCCGATGATTCAGTTCGAGAACCTCC GAACAAGTCACAGAAGCGTGTACTTGCTCTTAATCGAGAGCTTCCACCTCGAAACGAGCAGTTCCTACTAGATTTTGAACAACTGCAGAGCCAGCTTCCT GACCAAGATCAACTGCGTGTCGTGACAGAGTCTGTACTTATATCTTTAGTCGTGCAATGCAGCAATCATGCGCCGCAGGCGGAGTTTCTTCTCTTTGCTCTAAGGAGCTTGTGTACTATAGGTCACATTAACTGGGATACTTTTTTGCCATCCCTTCTTTCTTCAGTCTCTGCTGCAGAAATGTCAGTTGGTCAAGGTAGTCAAGCAATGCCTACTGTTTCATCGCAGTCCGGTATGCTTCCATCTTCAAATGCAATCCCCAACTCGTTTAATTTTCAATCTTCAAGTCCTGCCTCTCCGTTaccttcagtgcatggcattgGTTCCCCCAGCCAGTCTGCTATTGAACCATCATCTATGTCACCAGTTAAATCATCTGACATAGCCTCCAATGGACAGCAGGCTATGGCAAGGTTCAACTCATCTATAAGAGATAATGCCATAAGCAGTCTTCGTCAGCTGTGCTGCAAGATCATTTTAACTGGactcaaatttaatttaaaaccaGTGACTCATGCTAACATCTTTTCCCATATGCTTAATTGGCTGGTTAATTGGGACCAAAAACAACTTGGGGTTGATGAATCTGATAGTGTAAGATCCTGGAGACCTGGAAAGGCGCTAATTGAATGGCTACATAGCTGTTTGGATGTGATTTGGCTTTTGGTTGACGAGGAAAAATGCCGAGTGCCCTTCTATGAATTACTGCGAAGTGGGTTGCAATTTATGGAGAATATACCTGATGATGAAGCCTTATTTACTCTAATCTTGGAGATCCATAGGAGGCGAGATATGATGGCCATGCACATGAAAATGTTAGATCAACACCTACATTGCCCTACATTTGGGACTCATCGGATTTTCACGCAGACAACTCCTAGTGTTTCAGGAGAAGCAGTAGCAACCTTGCGGTATTCACCAATCACATATCCAAGTGTTCTTGGAGAACCATTGCATGGAGAG GACCTTGCAACTTCAATTCCAAAAGGAAGTTTGGATTGGGAGAGAGCTTTGCGTTGCATAAGGCATGCTCTTTGTACTACTCCATCACCCGACTGGTGGAAACGGGTGCTGCTTGTAGCCCCCTGCTACAGGTCTCCTTCTCAAGGACCTACTCCTGGTGCTGTTTTCATCTCTGAAATGATTTGCGAGGCAACAATTGATAGAATTGTTGAGCTATTGAAATTGACCAATTCAG ATATTAATTGCTGGCAACAGTGGCTTGTCTTTTCGGatatattcttttttcttattaaAAGTGGCTGTattgattttgttgattttgtggACAAGCTAGTTTCACGCCTTAACGAGGGTGATCAACAAATTCTTAGGACAAATCATGTCACTTGGCTTCTTGCTCAAATTATTCGGGTTGAACATGTGATGAATGCTCTAAATCAAGATGCTAGAAAG GTGGAGACAACAAGAAAGATCCTATCGTTTCATAAAGAAGATAGGAGCTCAGATCCAAATAGTCCTCAAAGTATACTGCTGGACTTCATCAGCAGTTGCCAGAATTTACGTATTTGGTCATTGAACACGACAACTAGAGAATATCTGAATAATGAGCAGCTTCAGAAAGGAAAGCAAATAGATGAATGGTGGAGGACAGCGAGCAAAG GGGACCGAATGATGGATTATATGAATATGGATGAAAGGTCAATTGGGATGTTTTGGGTTGTGTCTTACACCATGGCGCAGCCAGCTTGTGAAACTGTGATCAATTGGTTATCCTCTGCTGGGGTTATAGAGTCGTTACCAGGAACAAACTTACAGTCCAATGAGAGGCTAATGGTTATGCGGGAAGTATGTCCATTGCCGATGTCCTTGTTATCTGGCTTTTCAATGAACCTATGTTTAAAGCTGGCGTATCAAATGGAAGAATCTTTATTTTCTGGGCAG GTTGTACCTAGTATTGCAATGGCTGAAACATATTGTAGGCTGCTACTCATTGCACCTTACTCATTATTTCGTTCTCATTTCaat CATTTGGCGCAAAGGAATCCCTCGGTATTGAGCAAGCCAGGCGTAACTTTTTTAGTGCTTGAAATATTGAATTACCGTTTGCTTCCACTTTACAG GTACCAAGGAAAAAGCAAAGCCTTGATGTATGATGTTACGAAAATAGTTTCTGCTCTAAAATCAAAACGTGGAGATCACCGTGTATTTAGGTTGGCTGAGAACTTGTGTATGAATCTTATTCTGTCTCTGAGAGACTTTTTCTTGGTGAAAAGAGAAGGGAAG GGTCCAACTGAATTCACAGAAACTTTGAATCGAGTAACAGTTGTCACTCTTGCGATCATCATTAAGACACGAGGAATTGCTGATGCTGATCATCTGCTTTATCTTCAAACCATGTTAGAGCAGATATTAGCCAATAGTAATCACACATGGTCAGAGAAAACACTACGCTATTTCCCTTCTCTTCTACGTGATGTTTTGATCCAACGGATTGATAAAAGGGGCCTGGCAATTCAAGAATGGCAGCAG GCCGAAACCACTGTGATTAACCAATGCACCCAGCTTTTGTCACCTTCCGCTGATCCTACATATGTAATGACCTATATCAGTCACAGTTTTCCTCAACACCGACAATATCTATGTGCTGGTGCATGGATCCTGATGCAAGGGCACCCAGAAAACATTAACAGCGTAAACTTA GCACGTGTCTTGAGAGAGTTTTCTCCTGAGGAAGTAACATCTAATATTTATACAATGGTGGATGTTCTGCTTCATCATATTCAGTTGGAACTTCAGCATGGTCATTCTTTGCAG GATCTTTTATTGAAAGCTTGTGCAAACCTATCTTTTTATATTTGGACCCACGAGTTGCTCCCTTTGGATATTTTGCTCCTGGCACTTATTGATCGTGACGAtgacccccatgctttgcatatCGTG ATTAGTCTACTTGATAGGCAAGAACTTCAACAGAGGGTGAAACTATATTGTGCGAATCGAGGTCCCCCTGAACACTGGCTTTTCTCTGGACCCTTTAAGCGAGTTGAATTGCAAAAGGCCCTTGGGAATCATCTATCCTGGAAGGACAG GTATCCTACTTTCTTCGATGACATTGCAGGGCGTTTGCTCCCAGTCATTCCGTTGATAATTTATAGACTAATTGAAAATGATGCCATAGATTCAGCTGAAGGAATTCTGGTCATGTATTCTACATTTCTTAAATACCACCCTTTAAGATTTACATTTGTTCGTGACATACTTGCATATTTTTATGGCCATCTTCCCGGAAAGCTCATTGTCCGAATATTGAATGGACTCGAAGTCAACAAG ATCCCATTTTCTGAGTCATTCCCAGTGCATATGAATTTATCAAATTCCACCATGTGCCCACCTGCCGATTACTTTGCAACTCTCTTACTGGGACTAGTGAATAATGTCATTCCTCCATTGCATAACAACTCAAAATCTGGAGCGAATGATGCTTTAAATAATTCAATGCGTGCCCCACCTAACAAGACTCCTCCAACGTCGCAGTCTGGGCAAGCAAATGTTTCTGATGGCCAAAAAGCATTCTTTCAAATTCAGGATCCAGGCACATATACTCAGCTGGTTCTTGAAACAGCAGTCATTGAACTGCTCTCTCTTCCTGTATCTTCATCCCAGATTGTATCATCACTGGTTCAGATTGTCATCAATATACAACCAACATTAATTCAATCCAGCAATGGCCTGCATGGAGCTCCAAATGGTGTTGGGCAAGGCTCTGTTTTACCAACATCCCCTTCGGGTGGAAGCACAGATTCCTTGGGCACGACGAGCAGGTCAGCTGCTTCAGGGTCAGGAATAAATGCATCTAACTTTGTTTCTCGAAGTGGTTATACATGCCAACAGTTGTCTTGCTTATTGATCCAAGCATGTGGTCTTCTACTGGCTCAACTGCCTCCTGATTTTCATGTGCAACTCTATCTAGAGGCATCACGTATAATAAAAGAAACGTGGTGGCTCACTGATGGCAAAAGGTCAATGGGAGAATTAGACTCTGCTGTCGGTTATGCTTTGTTGGATCCAACATGGGCTGCTCAAGACAATACCTCGACCGCCATTG GTAATATTGTTGCCCTGCTCCATTCGTTTTTCAGTAACCTCCCACAAGAGTGGCTAGAAGGGACCCATCTTATCATCAAACATCTCAGGCCGGTGACTTCAGTTGCAATGTTGAGAATAGCATTCCGAATAATGGGTCCCTTGCTCCCTAAACTAGCCAATGCGCACGCCCTCTTCAGTAAG GCTCTGTCATTGATTTTAAGTATGATGGTAGATGTCTTCGGGAAGAATGTACAGCCTCCGATCCCAGTCGAGCCATTAGAAATAGCAGATATAATTGACTTCTT CCATCACGTCGTCCACTATGAAGGGCAGGGAGGTCCTGTGCAGGCTAACAGCAAGCCCAGACCAGAGGTTTTAGCTCTCTGTGGAAGAGCTGCGGAAAGTCTGCGTCCGGACATACAACACCTTCTTTCCCACTTAAAACCCGACACGAATTCTTCCATTTACGCTGCTACGCATCCCAAGTTGAACCAGAATTCGTCGtaa
- the LOC126596665 gene encoding F-box protein SKIP28-like, producing MEISESMVEHHEHEATDSSGDEKAGPPHEALFLVSAYLPLFELLAVSGVCRTLRDAVNTDVLPWLKIIVKAPLNLRLSDEVLMKITSKANGRLRSLALMNCANITDEGLQRVVEQNPLINKLYVPGCTGLTPDGVIRAAKTLSENHHGLKSVMIYGIYNMNKQYLETLESYLQINRSQQKQTGGSRPLLFHEYKDCPTSRHDNGHAAIDVQVCPKCDEVRMVFDCPRRTCRTKIDRPMTDCRGCNFCIPRCQECGGCIDNCEEMEEAVCADILCSDCWLQLPKCDFCNKPYCKQHAGNGYRPPGSTGFVCDVCYAKFIVDLHSVVE from the exons ATGGAGATTTCAGAGTCTATGGTGGAACACCACGAACATGAAGCTACTGACAGTTCGGGAGATGAAAAAGCAGGGCCACCGCACGAGGCGTTGTTCCTTGTTTCAGCTTACCTTCCTCTGTTCGAGCTTCTTGCTGTTAGCGGAGTTTGTAGGACACTGAGAGATGCAGTAAACACAGATGTCTTACCATGGCTAAAAATCATCGTCAAAGCGCCGTTGAACTTGAGGCTGTCCGATGAGGTTCTGATGAAAATCACATCCAAGGCTAATGGTAGGTTGAGATCTCTGGCTTTGATGAACTGTGCCAATATTACAGATGAGGGGCTTCAAAGGGTCGTTGAGCAGAATCCTCTTATCAACAAG CTCTACGTACCGGGATGCACCGGTTTAACACCCGACGGAGTCATTCGAGCTGCCAAAACATTATCCGAAAATCATCACGGCTTAAAGAGCGTCATGATATACGGCATCTACAACATGAACAAACAATACCTCGAAACGCTTGAGTCGTATCTCCAGATAAACCGGTCACAGCAAAAGCAGACAGGAGGATCACGGCCTCTTCTGTTTCACGAGTACAAGGACTGCCCAACCTCCAGACACGACAACGGTCACGCTGCAATCGACGTCCAAGTTTGCCCAAAATGCGACGAGGTTAGGATGGTTTTCGACTGTCCAAGGAGGACGTGCAGGACAAAGATAGACAGGCCAATGACTGATTGCAGAGGATGCAACTTTTGCATTCCGAGGTGCCAAGAGTGCGGCGGGTGCATCGACAATTGTGAAGAAATGGAAGAGGCTGTTTGTGCAGACATCTTGTGTTCGGATTGCTGGCTGCAACTTCCCAAATGTGACTTCTGCAACAAGCCATACTGTAAGCAACACGCCGGCAACGGATACCGTCCTCCTGGTTCCACCGGGTTCGTTTGTGATGTTTGTTATGCAAAGTTCATTGTAGATTTGCACAGCGTTgttgaataa
- the LOC126596662 gene encoding glucan endo-1,3-beta-glucosidase 3-like isoform X1, translating into MATLLFFFLLAVSAVSAGEDAFIGVNLGTDLSAMPSPTQVVALLKAQNIRHIRLYDADRTMLLALANTGIQVMVSVPNDQLIGIGQSNATAANWVARNVIAHVPATNITAIAVGSEVLSALPNAAPVLVSALKFIHSALVASNLDRQIRVSTPHSSSIILDSFPPSQAFFNRSWDPVMVPLLKFLQSTDSYLMLNVYPYYDYVQSNGVIPLDYALFRPLPPNKEAVDANTLLHYTNVFEAIVDAAYFAMSYLNITNIPIVVTESGWPSKGGSAEPDATLDNANTYNSNLIRHVLNNTGTPKHPGIAVSTYIYELYNEDLRPGSVSEKNWGLFNADGVPVYTLHLTGAGTVLANDTTNQTFCVAREGADKKMLQAALDWACGPGKVDCSPLLQGQPCYEPNNVLTHATYAFNAYFQLMAKSPGTCDFKGVATVTTTDPSHGTCIFPGSGGRNSTFVNGTSLAPSSNSTASGCLSLFFYSGGSFTSSVIIGFLVLSAVLL; encoded by the exons ATGGCTACTCTGCTGTTCTTCTTCCTGTTGGCTGTCTCCGCAGTTTCTGCTGGTGAAG ATGCCTTCATTGGTGTAAACCTCGGTACAGATCTTTCTGCCATGCCGAGCCCAACTCAGGTGGTGGCACTTCTTAAAGCCCAAAATATTCGACATATCAGACTCTATGATGCAGACAGAACCATGCTTCTCGCTCTTGCAAACACAGGCATCCAAGTGATGGTTTCGGTTCCTAATGACCAGCTCATTGGGATTGGCCAGTCCAATGCCACTGCTGCTAACTGGGTTGCTCGCAATGTGATAGCCCATGTCCCTGCCACCAACATCACTGCTATAGCTGTTGGATCGGAAGTCCTTAGTGCCCTCCCAAATGCTGCTCCAGTCCTAGTTTCTGCCCTGAAGTTCATTCACTCTGCACTTGTTGCGTCTAACCTTGACCGCCAAATTAGAGTCTCTACTCCACACTCTTCCTCCATTATTCTCGATTCCTTTCCACCATCTCAAGCCTTCTTCAATCGCTCATGGGACCCGGTCATGGTTCCCCTGCTCAAGTTCTTGCAGTCTACAGATTCATATCTCATGCTCAATGTCTATCCGTATTATGATTACGTGCAATCAAACGGTGTAATCCCCTTGGACTATGCACTTTTCCGCCCTCTCCCTCCAAACAAGGAAGCTGTGGATGCTAATACACTGCTGCATTATACTAATGTCTTCGAGGCTATTGTTGATGCAGCCTATTTTGCAATGTCCTATCTAAACATCACTAATATCCCTATTGTAGTGACCGAGTCAGGCTGGCCTTCAAAGGGTGGCTCAGCGGAGCCAGATGCCACACTTGACAATGCCAACACTTACAACAGTAACCTAATTAGGCACGTGCTTAACAACACGGGGACTCCCAAGCATCCTGGGATTGCTGTTAGCACTTATATTTATGAGCTTTACAATGAGGATTTGAGACCTGGGTCTGTCTCTGAAAAGAATTGGGGACTTTTTAATGCTGATGGAGTGCCAGTTTATACCTTGCACTTAACAGGTGCTGGAACTGTGTTGGCAAATGACACAACAAACCAAACCTTTTGTGTTGCGAGGGAAGGTGCCGATAAAAAGATGCTACAAGCAGCCTTGGATTGGGCTTGTGGACCAGGGAAAGTTGATTGCTCGCCTTTGCTGCAGGGTCAACCATGTTATGAACCAAATAATGTGCTCACACACGCAACATATGCTTTCAATGCATATTTTCAGCTGATGGCCAAGTCACCTGGAACTTGTGATTTCAAAGGGGTGGCTACCGTTACTACCACAGATCCAA GTCACGGCACTTGTATATTTCCAGGAAG TGGCGGGAGAAATAGCACTTTCGTCAATGGCACATCACTGGCTCCTTCTTCAAACTCCACAGCTTCTGGGTGCCTTTCACTATTTTTCTACAGTGGTGGTTCCTTCACAAGCTCTGTGATCATCGGTTTCTTAGTTCTGAGTGCAGTTCTCTTGTAG